One segment of Alnus glutinosa chromosome 2, dhAlnGlut1.1, whole genome shotgun sequence DNA contains the following:
- the LOC133860943 gene encoding tRNA threonylcarbamoyladenosine dehydratase isoform X1, whose amino-acid sequence MEERAKCLALVGAGILLGSVSTVLLLKLLPRQGARQCMEKSIKINGQGLISENDKSYTVAENQNHGMADLDLLKDEIVSEQLTRNIQFFGLESQQKVTASYVLVIGLGGVGSHAASMLLRSGVGRLLLVDFDQVSLSSLNRHAVATRADVGIPKAQCLKEHFLSIFPECHIDARVLLYDSSSEEEILSGNPDFVLDCIDNIDTKVALLAACVRRGLKVLSATGAGARADPTRIRIADLKESTNDPLSRAVRHRLRKDYGIDGGIPVVFSLEKPKAKLLPFKGPGGEEENPSDYQIVPGFRVRIIPVLGTIPAIFGQVMASYVVTQLAGVQVQTEPVVNLDMDHYRMLHQRLIEHEESLYGTAMEVQVDVEEVMYIAKELWHGRSAREQSAKDVGRGMWRSVNELMLVRWDRAKPSSVSNLILLKFREADEHELRTLDDIKENEPEFFWRVTSVLTRAELDFGLL is encoded by the exons atggAGGAGAGAGCGAAATGCTTGGCCTTGGTGGGAGCTGGAATTCTTTTGGGCTCTGTTTCTACAGTCTTACTTCTTAAGCTTCTTCCAAG ACAAGGCGCAAGGCAATGCATGGAAAAGTCGATTAAAATTAATG GTCAAGGACTTATATCTGAAAATGATAAAAGCTACACGGTTGCTGAGAACCAGAACCATGGGATGGCTGATTTAGACCTTCTAAAAGACGAGATAGTTTCTGAACAATTGACCAG GAACATTCAATTCTTTGGCCTTGAGTCTCAACAGAAAGTGACTGCATCCTATGTTCTGGTCATTGGTCTTGGAGGGGTTGGCAGTCATGCTGCATCTATGCTTTTAAGATCAGGGGTTGGTAGGCTTCTCCTTGTGGACTTTGACCAG GTATCACTTTCATCACTTAACCGACACGCTGTTGCAACAAGAGCAGATGTTGGCATTCCAAAAGCCCAGTGCCTCAAAGAGCATTTCCTGTCTATCTTCCCAGAGTGCCATATAGATGCAAGAGTGCTATTATATGATTCATCTTCTGAAGAAGAAATTCTTTCAGGCAACCCTGACTTTGTTTTGGACTGCATTGACAACATTGATACCAAG GTGGCACTTCTTGCTGCATGTGTACGTAGGGGTCTGAAGGTGCTATCTGCTACAGGAGCTGGTGCACGAGCTGATCCAACAAGAATACGCATTGCGGATTTGAAAGAGTCAACAAATGACCCACTATCTCGAGCT GTGAGACACCGACTAAGGAAAGATTATGGCATTGACGGTGGCATTCCTGTTGTGTTTTCACTAGAGAAACCTAAGGCAAAACTGCTTCCATTTAAGGGACCTggtggagaagaagaaaatcccTCAGACTATCAA ATAGTaccagggtttagggttcgcaTAATACCTGTTCTGGGTACCATCCCTGCAATTTTCGGACAGGTTATGGCCTCCTATGTTGTGACACAACTAGCAGGGGTGCAAGTTCAAACAGAGCCTGTGGTAAATTTGGACATGGATCATTACAGGATGCTTCATCAACGCCTTATTGAGCATGAGGAGTCATTGTATGGCACAGCCATGGAAGTCCAG GTAGATGTTGAAGAAGTGATGTACATTGCAAAAGAGTTGTGGCATGGACGAAGTGCGAGGGAGCAGTCTGCAAAAGATGTCGGACGTGGAATGTGGCGGTCTGTTAATGAGTTAATGCTTGTGAG GTGGGATCGGGCAAAGCCATCATCTGTGTCAAACTTAATACTGTTAAAGTTTAGAGAG gcaGATGAGCACGAGCTGAGGACACTTGATGATATCAAAGAAAATGAACCAGAATTTTTCTGGAGAGTAACATCTGTACTGACGCGAGCTGAACTGGACTTTGGTCTGTTGTAA
- the LOC133860943 gene encoding tRNA threonylcarbamoyladenosine dehydratase isoform X2, with amino-acid sequence MEERAKCLALVGAGILLGSVSTVLLLKLLPRQGARQCMEKSIKINGQGLISENDKSYTVAENQNHGMADLDLLKDEIVSEQLTRNIQFFGLESQQKVTASYVLVIGLGGVGSHAASMLLRSGVGRLLLVDFDQVSLSSLNRHAVATRADVGIPKAQCLKEHFLSIFPECHIDARVLLYDSSSEEEILSGNPDFVLDCIDNIDTKVALLAACVRRGLKVLSATGAGARADPTRIRIADLKESTNDPLSRAVRHRLRKDYGIDGGIPVVFSLEKPKAKLLPFKGPGGEEENPSDYQIVPGFRVRIIPVLGTIPAIFGQVMASYVVTQLAGVQVQTEPVVNLDMDHYRMLHQRLIEHEESLYGTAMEVQVDVEEVMYIAKELWHGRSAREQSAKDVGRGMWRSVNELMLVRWDRAKPSSVSNLILLKFREGAPKADGLCQDKHDQWTHSFYYCMAFGFK; translated from the exons atggAGGAGAGAGCGAAATGCTTGGCCTTGGTGGGAGCTGGAATTCTTTTGGGCTCTGTTTCTACAGTCTTACTTCTTAAGCTTCTTCCAAG ACAAGGCGCAAGGCAATGCATGGAAAAGTCGATTAAAATTAATG GTCAAGGACTTATATCTGAAAATGATAAAAGCTACACGGTTGCTGAGAACCAGAACCATGGGATGGCTGATTTAGACCTTCTAAAAGACGAGATAGTTTCTGAACAATTGACCAG GAACATTCAATTCTTTGGCCTTGAGTCTCAACAGAAAGTGACTGCATCCTATGTTCTGGTCATTGGTCTTGGAGGGGTTGGCAGTCATGCTGCATCTATGCTTTTAAGATCAGGGGTTGGTAGGCTTCTCCTTGTGGACTTTGACCAG GTATCACTTTCATCACTTAACCGACACGCTGTTGCAACAAGAGCAGATGTTGGCATTCCAAAAGCCCAGTGCCTCAAAGAGCATTTCCTGTCTATCTTCCCAGAGTGCCATATAGATGCAAGAGTGCTATTATATGATTCATCTTCTGAAGAAGAAATTCTTTCAGGCAACCCTGACTTTGTTTTGGACTGCATTGACAACATTGATACCAAG GTGGCACTTCTTGCTGCATGTGTACGTAGGGGTCTGAAGGTGCTATCTGCTACAGGAGCTGGTGCACGAGCTGATCCAACAAGAATACGCATTGCGGATTTGAAAGAGTCAACAAATGACCCACTATCTCGAGCT GTGAGACACCGACTAAGGAAAGATTATGGCATTGACGGTGGCATTCCTGTTGTGTTTTCACTAGAGAAACCTAAGGCAAAACTGCTTCCATTTAAGGGACCTggtggagaagaagaaaatcccTCAGACTATCAA ATAGTaccagggtttagggttcgcaTAATACCTGTTCTGGGTACCATCCCTGCAATTTTCGGACAGGTTATGGCCTCCTATGTTGTGACACAACTAGCAGGGGTGCAAGTTCAAACAGAGCCTGTGGTAAATTTGGACATGGATCATTACAGGATGCTTCATCAACGCCTTATTGAGCATGAGGAGTCATTGTATGGCACAGCCATGGAAGTCCAG GTAGATGTTGAAGAAGTGATGTACATTGCAAAAGAGTTGTGGCATGGACGAAGTGCGAGGGAGCAGTCTGCAAAAGATGTCGGACGTGGAATGTGGCGGTCTGTTAATGAGTTAATGCTTGTGAG GTGGGATCGGGCAAAGCCATCATCTGTGTCAAACTTAATACTGTTAAAGTTTAGAGAG GGTGCTCCAAAAGCAGATGGCTTATGCCAAGATAAGCATGATCAATGGACCCATTCCTTTTACTATTGTATGGCATTTGGATTTAAATGA